A genomic stretch from Sulfurimonas sediminis includes:
- a CDS encoding HvfA family oxazolone/thioamide-modified RiPP metallophore: MKIVLLTLSTFVLFISACSDEKKVTKSSAPGMKCGSGKCGANMFDGSTALTKKKKNILAQMRQDDPRQDCVKNAKSTKKMYDCVRDPKTHIMTLKCGEGKCGAAMPEPKPIMKCGAGKCGGSMK, translated from the coding sequence ATGAAAATTGTTTTACTGACCCTCAGCACTTTTGTACTCTTCATAAGTGCCTGCAGCGATGAAAAAAAAGTTACCAAATCTTCGGCGCCGGGAATGAAATGCGGCTCCGGGAAATGTGGTGCAAATATGTTTGACGGCAGTACGGCGCTGACCAAAAAAAAGAAAAATATTTTAGCACAGATGAGACAAGATGACCCGCGTCAAGACTGTGTAAAAAATGCAAAAAGTACGAAAAAAATGTATGATTGTGTAAGAGATCCCAAAACACACATTATGACACTCAAATGCGGAGAAGGAAAATGCGGTGCAGCCATGCCGGAGCCAAAACCCATAATGAAATGCGGTGCAGGCAAATGTGGCGGTTCTATGAAATAG
- a CDS encoding Rieske 2Fe-2S domain-containing protein — protein MDRRNFLKISGVGGVMMALSPSIIRGKLYADDGRLFTAYEKVQLVDANGKALKATALKEEINYVFNYPFVGTPAILLDLGVQTQRDIKLFSEEGEEYIWKGGVGEKKSLVAYSAICSHQLAHPTPADSFLQYLQRGKTTIACKQKGGLVVCSSHLSAFDPSKGCKKVAGPAEQPLASIILEVAEDDTLWVSAVLGPDKFHEYFKRYKTEMKKFYGGKRKAKKWVKEHAITVVLDEYTKEIIQY, from the coding sequence ATGGACAGACGTAACTTTTTAAAAATATCAGGAGTCGGTGGTGTGATGATGGCACTTTCTCCATCAATTATTAGGGGAAAACTATATGCTGATGATGGTAGACTTTTTACAGCATATGAAAAGGTACAACTTGTTGATGCCAATGGAAAGGCACTCAAAGCAACTGCACTGAAAGAAGAGATAAATTATGTGTTTAACTATCCTTTTGTAGGAACACCTGCAATCTTGTTGGATTTGGGTGTTCAAACACAGAGGGACATTAAGCTTTTTTCTGAAGAGGGGGAAGAATATATCTGGAAAGGTGGTGTAGGTGAGAAAAAAAGTCTTGTTGCATACTCCGCAATCTGTTCTCACCAATTAGCACATCCGACACCAGCTGATAGTTTTTTGCAATATTTACAAAGGGGAAAAACGACAATAGCATGTAAACAAAAAGGTGGTTTAGTAGTCTGCTCTTCGCATCTTTCTGCTTTTGATCCTTCAAAAGGGTGTAAAAAAGTAGCCGGACCTGCAGAACAGCCTTTAGCTTCTATAATACTAGAAGTTGCAGAGGATGACACTTTATGGGTTTCTGCAGTACTTGGACCTGACAAGTTTCATGAATATTTTAAGCGCTATAAAACAGAAATGAAAAAGTTTTATGGTGGAAAAAGAAAAGCGAAAAAATGGGTTAAAGAACACGCAATTACCGTTGTTCTTGATGAATATACAAAAGAGATTATTCAATACTAA
- a CDS encoding FAD-dependent oxidoreductase, which produces MNFTRRDAIKMGAVGVVSAAIAGGLSGCSKAEASPSKEQGSAKKLGKHTVVIIGGGFGGLTVANNLKKKNKNLDVLVIEKRDTFMSCPVSNTYLGKLDGINLGTFVFDYAQPIEKYGYKMCQSEVLGIDRKNKTVTTAKGVIGYDILVLSPGIAYSYETQFPTWSKEKIEEAKRTAPAALIPGSEHVALERMLSNMDDGDIVITVPNGKFRCPPAPFERACMIAAYMEKEDIQGKVIILNPKEKFAKYGAFMESFKDLYKDRIVYVPNAKVDDVDLKNKVISYTQEIEDDFETKKVIRKSIKYEVLNLMPTNKANPVIEMAELKTTSDTFHKVLMNGCSFQTATDKDVYAVGDVVGHAIPPSGQTAVWAGKQCAAEILARLAGKAYTLPVKKKAVHAGNVCYSMVGDNPEEGIMVTHDFSWTGKTIKGKGHVPRAASGKFRSTGTAKALHDWYSGITADLFS; this is translated from the coding sequence ATGAATTTTACACGTAGAGATGCGATTAAGATGGGTGCAGTCGGTGTTGTATCAGCAGCAATTGCAGGGGGTCTAAGTGGTTGTAGCAAGGCTGAAGCCTCTCCATCCAAGGAACAAGGCAGTGCTAAAAAGCTTGGAAAGCACACTGTCGTAATTATAGGTGGGGGATTTGGAGGTTTAACAGTTGCTAATAATTTAAAGAAAAAAAATAAAAATTTAGATGTTTTAGTAATAGAAAAAAGGGATACTTTTATGTCTTGTCCTGTTTCCAATACCTACCTTGGAAAACTTGATGGTATTAATTTGGGAACATTTGTTTTTGATTATGCTCAGCCAATAGAGAAATATGGTTATAAAATGTGTCAATCAGAAGTCCTTGGCATAGACCGAAAGAATAAAACGGTCACTACGGCAAAAGGGGTTATTGGTTATGACATTCTTGTTCTCTCTCCCGGGATTGCATACAGTTATGAAACACAGTTTCCAACCTGGTCTAAAGAAAAGATAGAAGAAGCAAAAAGAACAGCACCTGCCGCATTAATTCCAGGTTCCGAACATGTGGCACTTGAAAGAATGCTTTCAAATATGGATGATGGTGATATTGTTATTACTGTGCCAAATGGTAAATTTCGCTGTCCTCCTGCACCGTTTGAGCGAGCATGTATGATTGCTGCATATATGGAAAAAGAGGATATACAGGGAAAAGTCATTATCTTAAACCCTAAAGAAAAGTTTGCAAAATACGGTGCATTTATGGAATCTTTTAAAGATTTATATAAAGATCGAATTGTATATGTTCCAAATGCAAAAGTTGATGATGTTGATTTAAAAAATAAGGTAATTTCTTATACACAAGAAATTGAAGATGACTTTGAAACAAAGAAGGTCATTAGAAAAAGTATTAAGTACGAAGTGCTTAATCTTATGCCAACAAACAAAGCAAATCCAGTAATAGAGATGGCGGAACTAAAAACGACATCAGATACATTCCATAAAGTTTTAATGAATGGCTGTTCTTTTCAAACAGCAACAGATAAAGATGTGTATGCAGTTGGTGATGTTGTTGGGCATGCTATACCACCAAGTGGACAAACCGCAGTTTGGGCCGGAAAACAATGTGCAGCTGAGATTTTAGCAAGATTAGCAGGTAAGGCATATACTCTTCCTGTAAAAAAGAAAGCAGTGCATGCCGGAAATGTTTGTTACTCCATGGTAGGGGACAATCCGGAAGAAGGAATTATGGTAACCCATGATTTTTCATGGACCGGCAAAACAATTAAAGGTAAAGGACATGTACCAAGAGCAGCATCTGGTAAGTTTCGTTCTACAGGAACAGCAAAAGCACTTCATGATTGGTATTCAGGTATTACAGCTGATCTCTTTTCATAA
- a CDS encoding IS982 family transposase, whose product MILTKLFVEIDACMKIYEQNFNVELIKNGKKHRKRDTKLSLSEIMTIVVYFHMSGYRTFKNFYRKHICTIHREAFPCLVSYNRFVELIPRVLLPLSVFMKTQRTGSSTGITFVDSTTIDVCHNRRIHQHKVFKGIAQRGKSSTGWFYGFKLVNEFGEIVNFAFTPGNTDDRNEELMLKLTKNISGKLIGDKGYLSQKLFDLLWKNGTQPITKIKKNMKNKLMPLFDKLLLRKRALIESINDQLKNISQLEHSRHRSPTNAMVNWVAALVAYSYQPKKPSINFANNQRKMIVV is encoded by the coding sequence ATGATTTTAACAAAACTTTTTGTAGAAATAGATGCTTGTATGAAAATTTATGAACAAAATTTTAATGTAGAGCTTATAAAAAATGGGAAAAAACATCGAAAAAGAGATACGAAACTCTCACTCAGTGAGATAATGACAATAGTAGTCTACTTCCATATGTCAGGCTATCGCACTTTTAAAAATTTTTACAGGAAACATATCTGCACAATTCATAGAGAAGCATTTCCATGTTTAGTATCGTATAATAGATTTGTAGAACTAATACCAAGAGTATTACTGCCACTGAGTGTTTTTATGAAAACACAACGAACAGGAAGTTCAACAGGAATCACCTTTGTAGATTCTACAACAATAGATGTCTGTCACAACAGACGAATACACCAACACAAAGTTTTTAAAGGGATTGCACAAAGAGGCAAAAGTTCTACAGGCTGGTTTTATGGATTTAAATTAGTTAATGAGTTTGGAGAGATAGTAAACTTTGCTTTTACCCCAGGGAATACTGATGATAGAAATGAAGAACTGATGTTAAAACTTACAAAAAACATCTCGGGGAAACTTATTGGAGACAAAGGATATCTTTCACAAAAACTTTTTGATCTGCTATGGAAAAATGGAACTCAGCCCATTACAAAAATCAAAAAGAATATGAAAAATAAGTTGATGCCATTGTTTGATAAACTCTTGCTTAGAAAGAGAGCTTTAATTGAATCTATCAATGATCAGCTTAAAAATATTTCACAACTTGAACATAGTAGACACAGAAGCCCTACAAATGCAATGGTTAACTGGGTAGCTGCACTTGTTGCTTATTCTTATCAGCCAAAGAAGCCTTCTATCAACTTTGCAAATAATCAAAGAAAAATGATTGTAGTTTAA